GGGCCGCCGGTGTTCGCGACGCCTTCTTGCGCGCGTAGCGAGCGTGCTCCAGGGCCTGTTCCGGATCCGAGTCCAGCAACATGCCCGCTGCCACCACGTGGGCGCCGACGTCCTCCGCGACCATCTTCGGCAGCGAGCGGAAGTCCCGGCGCACCTCCGGATCCAGATGTGCCGCGTCCGCTCCCTCCGGAAGTTTCGGCGCCTTTGCTCGCCCCTCTGCTGCGGCGTTGGACGCGGCGTTCTTGCCGGATCCTCGTCCGCGTGCAGGCCCCTTTCGGAAGTCACCCTTGGAGGCGTCGTCGCGCCCACCACCCGCAGCGGACTTCCCGGTGCCGTGCGGAGGTTTTCCACCTCCCGCGGAACGTCTTCCATCGTTGCGGGAGTGCCCCGCTTTTCCGTTCCGTCCCCTCTCGGGGCCGCGATCCTGTCGCCGGTCGCCCCGCTGCTCGGTGCGACGTCGGTCATCACGTCTCGGTTCCGCGCGCGAACGATCCCCCCGCTTGTCGTCCCGTCCCTGGGACCGACCGCTCTGCTGAGTCGTGCGACTCCCCTTCGGCGCACGGGAGTCGCCACGTTCGGGTTTGCTCACGTGATTCGAACGCTTACCCTGTTCACGTCCGCTACCGGTGTCGTTTCCACGACTCCGAGCACCACGCCTGTCGTCAGAACCGGACACCGGACCTCCCCGAAGAACAATACGAATAACAACACCAGCTTAACCGCATACGAGCAGCAGTGTTGCCGCCGGTAGTGCCGATCGTTTCCCAGTTCACTGTGGTCTGGTGGCGCACTACGTTGTGGGCGTGTGGACGTGGGCACACATGTCTGTGCCCACCCCTCGCGTCGGGGGGTGGGCACAGTTTGGGGGGTTGGGTCGGCGGTGTCCGAGTCTCCCACACCCGTGGGGGTGCAGTACCTTAGGCGCTGGAGGGCTTAGCTTCCGGGTTCGGGATGGGTGCCGGGCGTGTCCCCTCCGCTGTGGCCACCGACCCAAACACAGTGGGGGAATTACACCCGCGTGTGTTGGGCAGTCTGTCTGTCCAGTTGTGGAACGGTGTGGTGGCTGGTGGGTGTGGTGGCGGGCATCGTTGTGTGCTGACCCGTGCCCCTCTTGTGGGGGTGTGCGTGGGTGTGTGGGGGGTTCGTCGTTCGGCCGGTTAGTACCCGTCCACTGAACACATTGCTGTGCGTGCATGTCGGGCCTATCAACCCAGTCATCTGCTGGGGGCCTTATCCCACAGTGTGGGGGGAGACGTCATCTTGGGGTGGGCTTCCCGCTTAGATGCTTTCAGCGGTTATCCATGCCGAACGTGGCCAACCAGCCATGCCCCTGGCGGGACAACTGGCGCACTAGAGGTTCGTCCGTCCCGGTCCTCTCGTACTGGGGACAGCTCCCCGCACGTCTCCACACGCGCGCGGCGGATAGGGACCGAACTGTCTCACGACGTTCTAAACCCAGCTCGCGTGCCGCTTTAATGGGCGAACAGCCCAACCCTTGGGACCCACTTCAGCCCCAGGATGCGACGAGCCGACATCGAGGTGCCAAACCATGCCGTCGATATGGACTCTTGGGCAAGATCAGCCTGTTATCCCCGGGGTACCTTTTATCCGTTGAGCGACACCGCATCCGCATGCCGGTGCCGGATCACTAGTCCCTGCTTTCGCACCTGCTCGACCCGTCAGTCTCGCAGTCAAGCTCCCTTGTGCACTTACACTCGCCGCCTGGTTTCCGTCCAGGCTGAGGGAACCATTGGGCGCCTCCGTTACTGTTTAGGAGGCAACCGCCCCAGTTAAACTACCCACCAGGCACTGTCCCTGATCCGGGTCACGGACCGAGGTTAGACGCCCGGAACGACCAGAGTGGTATTTCACCAGCAACTCCCCCCACACTGGCGTGCGAGGTTCCCAGTTTCCCACCTATCCTACACAAGCCGAACCAGACGCCCATACCAAGCTGTAGTAAAGGTCCCGGGGTCTTTCCGTCCTGCCGCGCGAAACGAGCATCTTAACTCGTCCTGCAATTTCGTCGGGTCCGTGGTCGAGACAGCGCCCAAGTCGTTACGCCATTCGTGCAGGTCGGAACTTACCCGACAAGGAATTTCGCTACCTTAGGATGGTTATAGTTACCACCGCCGTTTACCGGCGCTTCGGTTCGCCGCCTCACCCACCAAGTGGGTTCACGGCTCCCCTTAACGTTCCGGCACCGGGCAGGCGTCAGTCCGTATACCGCGTCTTACGACTTCGCACGGACCTGTGTTTTTAGTAAACAGTCGCTTGGGCCCATTCTCTGCGGCCACCACCAGCTCACCCCGCACAGGGGGATCACCAGCCGTGGCTCCCCTTCTCCCGAAGTTACGGGGACATTTTGCCGAATTCCTTAACCACGGTTCGCCCGCTCGCCTCGGTATGCTCTACCAGACCACCTGTGTCGGTTTCGGGTACGGACCACGTGCCCCCTCGCTAGAGGCTTTTCTCGGCAGCCGGGGATTACCCACTTCGCCACACTGGCTCGGCCTCCGGTCTCACACCACCAACCGTCCGGATTTCCCTGGACCGTCGTGCTACACCGTTACCCCGGGAACAACCATCGCCCGGGCTGGGCTACCCTTCTGCGTCACCCCATCGCTGACCAACACACCCACCAACCACAACCACCAGCACCACCATGCCGGACGAATCCCGCACGCGGCCACCGGCTGATCATGCGTTGGCTGGGGGTTGGTATGGGACGCGGACACGCGGGTACGGGAATATCAACCCGTTGTCCTGTCGACTACGCCTGTCGGCCTCGCCTTAGGATCCGACTCACCCAGGGCGGATCAACCTGCCCCTGGAACCCTTGGTCTTCCGGCGGGACAGATTCTCACTGTCCATGCACTACTCATGCCTGCATTCTCACTCCCACACCCTCCACAGAGGTTTACACCCCTGCTTCACCGGTGTGCAGGACGCTCCCCTACCCACCACCCTCCACACAGGAGGATGGCGCCACGGCTTCGGCGGTGTGCTTGAAAGCCCCGCTACATTATCGGCGCAGGATCACTTGACCAGTGAGCTGTTACGCACTCTTTCAAGGATGGCTGCTTCTAAGCCAACCTCCTGGTTGTCTCGGCGATCCCACATCCTTTTCCACTCAGCACACACTTCGGGGCCTTAACCGGTGATCTGGGCTGTTTCCCTCTCGACCCTGGAGCTTTTCCCCCAAGGACTCACTGCCACGGTCCACATCCGCACCATTCGGAGTTTAGTTGACGTCAGTACCCACACAGGGCCATCAGCCATCCAGTCGCTCTACCAGCACGGAGCACCTCTCGTGACGCTGCACCTAAATGCATTTCGGGGAGAACCAGCTATCTCCGAGTTTGATTGGCCTTTCACCCCTACCCACAGCTCATCCCCCAGGTTTTCAACCCTGGTGGGTGCGGGCCTCCACACGGTCTTACCCGCGCTTCACCCTGGCCACGGGTAGCTCACTCGGTTTCGGGTCTAGAGCACGCGACTACCCCGCCCCTTTCGGACTCGCTTTCGCTCCGGCTCCCCCACCCGGGTTAACCTCGCCACGCACCACTAACTCGCAGGCTCATTCTTCAAAAGGCACGCCATCACACACCAACCGGCATGCTCTGACGGATTACAGGCGCACGGTTTCAGGAACTCTTTCACTCCCCTCCCGGGGTACTTTTCACCAGTCCCTCACGGTACACATCCACTATCGGTCACCAGACGTATTTAGGCTTACCAGGCGGTCCTGGCCGATTCACACGAGATTCCACGGGCCCCGCGCTACTCGGGACACACACCCACGAGCCACTGCCCTGCCTTCACCTACGGGGGTCTCACCCACTCCGCCAGCGCCTCCCAACGCTTTCGGCTGACACAGCAGCACCCGCACCCACACGGCAGCATGGATCCGGCATGATCCCACAACCCCGAACACGCAACGCCTGCCGGCTTGCCACGCATCCGGTTTAGCCTCATCCCCGTTCGCTCACCACTACTCAGGGAATCACACTTGTTTTCTCTTCCTGGAGGTACTGAGATGTTTCAGTTCCCCCCGTGCCTCCCGACGCGCTAATCACTTCACCCGCCGGTGACCGGGCATCACCCCGGCCAGGTTCCCCCATTCGGACACCCTGGGATCACAGTTCGGTTGACAACTCCCCCAGGCCTATCGCGGCCTCCCACGTCCTTCATCAGCATCTGGTGCCCAGGCATCCACCGTACGCCCACAGACACGAACCACACAGCCACACACGGCCATGCACTCAGCAAAACCACGCTGTCACGACATCACGCACACACGCGACATCACACAACGATGCTCGCCACCACTATCCACCTGTCAACCACCACACCAGCGAGCCCACCACACGGGTGCGCCCCCAGAGAACCCAACAGTACCCCAACACGCGCGCAGCCTGCTTGCTCCTTAGAAAGGAGGTGATCCAGCCGCACCTTCCGGTACGGCTACCTTGTTACGACTTCGTCCCAATCGCCAGTCCCACCTTCGACCACGCCCCCCACACAACGTGTGGTTAGACCATGAGCTTAGGGTGTTACCGACTTTCATGACGTGACGGGCGGTGTGTACAAGGCCCGGGAACGTATTCACCGCAGCGTTGCTGATCTGCGATTACTAGCGACTCCGACTTCACAGGGTCGAGTTGCAGACCCCGATCCGAACTGAGACCGGCTTTCCGGGATTCGCTCCACCTCACGGTCTCGCCACCCTCTGTACCGGCCATTGTAGCATGTGTGAAGCCCTGGACATAAGGGGCATGATGACTTGACGTCGTCCCCGCCTTCCTCCGAGTTGACCCCGGCAGTCTCCCGCGAGTCCCCGGCCGCACCGCTGGCAACACAGGACAAGGGTTGCGCTCGTTACGGGACTTAACCCAACATCTCACGACACGAGCTGACGACAGCCATGCACCACCTGTACACCAGCCACAAAGGGACACCCCATCTCTGAGGCCATCCGGTGTATGTCAAACCCAGGTAAGGTTCTTCGCGTTGCATCGAATTAATCCACATGCTCCGCCGCTTGTGCGGGCCCCCGTCAATTCCTTTGAGTTTTAGCCTTGCGGCCGTACTCCCCAGGCGGGGCGCTTAATGCGTTAGCTACGGCACGGACACCACAACGGTCCCCACACCTAGCGCCCAACGTTTACAGCATGGACTACCAGGGTATCTAATCCTGTTCGCTACCCACGCTTTCGCTCCTCAGCGTCAGGAACGGCCCAGCAAGCTGCCTTCGCCATCGGTGTTCCTCCTGATATCTGCGCATTTCACCGCTACACCAGGAATTCCGCTTGCCCCTACCGCCCTCGAGTCTGCCCGTATCGGCCGCACGTGCCCAGTTAAGCTGCGCATTTCCACGACCGACGCGACAAACCGCCTACGAGCCCTTTACGCCCAGTAAATCCGGACAACGCTCGCGCCCTACGTATTACCGCGGCTGCTGGCACGTAGTTAGCCGGCGCTTCTTTAGCCCCTACCGTCACATTCGTCAGGGCCGAAAGGGGTTTACAACCCGAAGGCCGTCCTCCCCCACACGGCGTCGCTGCGTCAGGCTTCCGCCCATTGCGCAAAATTCCCCACTGCTGCCTCCCGTAGGAGTCTGGGCCGTGTCTCAGTCCCAGTGTGGCCGATCACCCTCTCAGGCCGGCTACCCGTCATCGCCTTGGTACGCCCTCACCGCACCAACAAGCTGATGGGCCGCGAGCCCCACCCAGGCCGGAACACCCCCTCACAAAGGTGAACCTTTCCCACACACCCCATGCGAGGCATGCAGCACATCCGGTATTAGCCCCAGTTTCCCAGGGTTATCCCCACGCCCAGGGCAGGTTACTCACGTGTTACTCACCCGTCCGCCACTCCCACACCCCACCCATCCCCGAAAGGATGAGCACACGGGGTGTAAGCGTTCGACTTGCATGTGTGAAGCGCGCCGTCAGCGTTCGTCCTGAGCCAGGATCAAACTCTCCAACAATGAACCAGAGAAAAAACCCCAGCAAAAAACACAAAAAAACAAAAAGACAAGAAGCCACACACGCGTCAAGGCACTGTTGAATTCTCAAAGAACACACCCACACCAGTGGGCACACCACCACAGAAACCCTTCCGACACTAATCGAAAGCGCCTCTGTGGTTAAGGCACTTTCCAATCTAACACCGGAACTCACACCCTTTCGAAGGGGGTCCCCGATGTCGATCGGATCGCACCGACTCTTTGTTCAAGCTTCAACGGTGAGCCCCGGCCGGATCAACACCCGACCGTGTACACCGATCCCGAGGTTCCGCGCCCGTCAGGCACGGCCACCGGAGGCCGACATCGCGTCGACGGGAACTAATTTACACGGCACTCATCCCGGTGTCAAACGGGCCTCAAGTGCCGCCGGTCGAAGCGAAAGAGCAGGTCCGACGCTCCGCCGTTGCCCCTGCCACCCTACTAGACCAGCCGAACCCCGGCCGTGTGACGCTTGCCACGGCGCAGCACCAGCCAGCTCCCGGGCAGCAGGTCCTCCTGAACCGGGCACCAGGTGTCGTCCCGCACCTTCACGTTGTTCACGTAGGCACCGCCCTCGTCGATCGTGCGGCGTGCGGCCTTGCGCCCGGTAACCAGCCCGCTCTCCACGAGCAGATCCACGATGCTCGACTGGTCGGCGAGCCGGAGTTGCACGTTCGGCACTTCGGTCAGCGCCGCGTCGAGAGTCCCCGCGTCCAGCTCTCCGAGGTCACCCCGTCCGAACAGGGCCCGACTCGCTGCGATCACCTGTTCGGTGGCGCTCGCCCCGTGCACCAGCGTGGTGAGCTCCTCCGCGAGCTTGCGCTGTGCCAGTCGTTCACTCGGGCGGTCGATGGTCGCCTGCTCCAGCTCCTCGATCTCCGCACGCTCCAGGAAAGTGAACAGTCGCAGGTACTTGCCCACGTCCGCGTCGGCGGTGTTGAAGAAGTACTGGTACCAGGCGTAGGGCGAAGTCATCTCCGGGTCCAACCAGAGGTTGCCGCCTCCGGTCGACTTGCCGAACTTGCGTCCCTCCGAGTCCGTCACCAACGGGGTGGTGAGCGCGTGGGCGGTGACCCCCTCCTGCCTGCGCAGCAGGTCCACTCCCGCGACGATGTTGCCCCACTGGTCGGAGCCGCCGAGCTGGAGGCGCGTGCCGTACCGCCGGTAGAGCTGCACGTAGTCATTGGCCTGCAGCAGCATGTAGCTGAACTCGGTGTAGGACATGCTGTCCGTCTCCAACCGCCTCTTGACGGTTTCCCTGGACAGCATCGCGTTGAGCGGGAAGTGCTTGCCCACGTCGCGCAAGAAGGCGGTCACCGAGAGCTCCGCGGTCCAGTGGGCGTTGTTCTCCACGACCGCACCGGTGGTCGTGTCGTCGAAGTCGACGAAGACCCCCAGCTGCCGACGGATCCCCTCGGTCCACTCGGAGACCACGCTCTCGTCGTGCAGACTGCGCTCCCCCACGTCGCGCGGGTCGCCGATCAGCCCGGTGGCCCCGCCTGCGAGAACCAGCGGACGGTGCCCGGCGCGCTGGAAACGACGCAGCGTCAGCAGCGGAATCAGGTGGCCGGCGTGCAGACTCGGTCCGGTCGGGTCGAAACCCGCGTACAACGTGAGTGACTGCGAATCGAGATCACGCCGCAGCGATTCGAGATCGGTGGTCTGCGCGACCAGCCCGCGCCAGGAAAGCTCGTCAAGGATGTGCTCACTCACGCTTCCAGTCTCGCTCACCGCAGAGCCGCGTCCCCATCCGGGGCCCGGCCGGGATGGAGAGTCACGCCACGCGGTCGCGAGGGCACCAGCGGCGACACGCCCCACCCGCGCCGAGCGAACCGGACGGACCAGCGGACGGCGCGGGGCCGGTCAGACGCCGTCCCGCACTCGACGCCGCCCGCCGCGGCGATACGAGCTGACCGCCGGTGAACCGTGCACCCAGGAACGCCAGGGAAGCTCGGTGGCGGTGGAGACCCCCACCCTGGGGCCGCTGCGGACCTCCTCGTCGCCGACACCCGCTCCGCGAACCAACCGCAGGGAGGAGTCAGCGGCGAGCAGGTCCGTGCCGTTGTGCTCGCGGGTGATCCCCAGCGCCCCGGCCAACCGGGCCGGGCCGCTGGCCAGCGCCGTGTCCTTGCGAACGGCGGGGCGCCGAGCGCGCGCCAGCGCGGCACCCTCCAGCACCTCGCCCGCACGCAGGAGCACGGCCCCCGGAACACCGTCCTGCGAGCAGACCACGTTGATGCAGAAGTGCATCCCGTAGACGAAGTAGACGTACAGGTGTCCCGCGGGCCCGAACATGACCGAATTGCGCGCGGTGCGTCCCCGGTAGCAGTGCGATGCCGGGTCGTCCCCTCCGCGATACGCCTCCACCTCGACCAGGCGCACGCCGACCTCTCCCTCTGGGGAGGTCGACCACAACTCGCCTCCGAGCAGGTGACGCGCCACGAGGAGGGGATCGCGGGTGAGTTCGGAGCGTGTCACGTCAGTCACGGCAGTGACACTACCGGGCGGGCGAACAGCTCCGGCACGGACCGCGCGGTGGGTGGAACGGCGCTCACCCCGGCAGCCAGGCCCGGTGCTCGGCCACGCGCTCGGCCACGCGCTCCGCCTGCTCGGCCACCCGCGCCGGAGCGGTGCCACCACGCGAGTTCCGGGCGCGCACGGCCCCCTCCACGGTCAGCACCTCGCGCACCTCGCCGGTGAGCTCGGGATGCGCCTTCGCCAGCTCCGCGTCGGTGAGCTCGTCGAGTCCGACACCGCGTTCCTCGGCTATCCGCACGCACTCCCCGGAGGCCTCGTGGGCGAGGCGGAACGGCACCCCGCGCCGCACCAGCCACTCGGCCAGGTCGGTCGCCAAGGTGAACCCGGAGGGAGCCATCTCGGCCATGCGCTCGGTGTGGAAAGTCAGGCTCCCCAGCATTCCCGCCATCGCGGGCAGCACCATCTCGAGCTGGTGCACCGAGTCGAACAGCGGCTCCTTGTCCTCCTGCAGGTCCCGGTTGTAGGCGAGCGGCTGCGCCTTGAGGCTGGTCAGCAAGCCGGTGAGGTTCCCGAGCAGTCTTCCGGACTTCGCCCGGGCGAGCTCGGCCACGTCGGGGTTCTTCTTCTGGGGCATGATCGAGCTGCCCGTAGCCCAGGAATCGTCCAGCGTTATGTAGCCGAACTCGGCGGTGTTCCACAGCACCACCTCCTCGGCTATCCGGGAGAGGTTCACCCCGAGCATCCCGAGACCGAACGCGGCCTCGGCGGCGAAGTCCCGGGCCGAAGTACCGTCCATGGAGTTGTCCACCCCGTGCTCGAACCCCAGTTCGGTGGCTATGGCATCGGGGTCCAGGCCGAGCGAGGAGCCGGCCAGCGCTCCGGATCCGTACGGAGAGACCGCGGTCCGCGCGTCCCAGTCCCGCAGCCGCTCGACGTCCCGCAGCAGCGCCTGGGAGTGCGCGAGCAGGTGATGCGCCAGCAGCACCGGCTGCGCGTGCTGCAGGTGGGTCCGCCCCGCCAGGACGGCGTCGGGGTGCTTCGCCGCCTGCTCCCGCAGCGCGTCGACGACGTCGAGGGTCGCCGAGACCACCCGCCGCACGGCGTCCCGCAACCACATCCTGAACTGGGTGGCCACCTGGTCGTTGCGCGAGCGGCCCGCGCGCAGCTTGCCGCCCAGTTCCGCGCCGACGCGCTCGAGCAGACCGCGTTCCAGCGCGGTGTGCACGTCCTCGTCCTCCGGTGCGGGGCGGAAGCTGCCCGTCCGGACGTCCTCGGACAGTTCGTCCAGGCCCGCCAGCATCCGGTCCAGCTCCTCGGCCGTCAGCAGGCCGGCGTTGTGGAGCACCCGGGCGTGGGCGGCCGATCCCGCGATGTCGTACGGGGCCAGGCACCAGTCGAAGTGGGTGGACAGACTGAGCGCGGCCATGATCTCCGAGGGGCCGGACGCGAATCGTCCTCCCCAGAGCATCGTGGGGCGCGACTGGTCGTCGTCCGCGGAGTTCTCCTGTTGGGACACGCGAAAGTTCCTCGAGAGTTAAGTACGGGCACGGTCGACGGCGGGGCGGGGACCCGCGGTTAGGCACCGGAGGAGGCCCCCGCCCGGTGCTCAGCTGTACTGCTCGCGCTTGGAGGCGATCTTGCTGGGAAGCCCCCACAGCTGCACGAAGCCCTTGGCCAGCTCCTGGTCGAAGCTGTCGCCCTCGTCGTAGGTGGCGAGGTTGAAGTCGTACAACGACTGCTCGCTGCTGCGACCGGTCACCACGGCGTTGCCGTTGTGCAGCGTCATCCTGATCTGTCCGGAGACGTGACGCTGCGTGTCCGCGATGAAGGAGTCCAACGAGCTCTTCAGCGGGGAGAACCACAGCCCGTCGTAGACGAGTTCGCCCCAGCGCTGCTGCACGGTCCGCTTGAACCGGGCCTGGTCCCGCTCCAGCGTCACCGCTTCGAGCTCGCGGTGTGCCGTGATCAGCGCCAACGCTCCGGGAGCCTCGTAGATCTCCCTGCTCTTGATGCCGACGAGCCGGTCCTCGACCATGTCGAGCCTGCCCACTCCCTGGGCGCCGGCCCTGCGGTTCAGCTCGGTGACCGCCTGCAGCGGTGTGACGGCGGCTCCGTCGATGGTCACCGGCACCCCGCGGTCGAAGCCGATCACGACCTCGTCCGGCTCCCGCTGCTGCGTGGGATCGGCGGTGTAGGAGTAGACGTCCTCGATCGGGGCGTTCCAGATGTCCTCGAGGAAGCCCGTTTCCACCGCGCGTCCCCAGACGTTCTGGTCGACCGAGTAGGGCGACTTGTTGCTGACGTCGATCGGCAGTCCGTTGCGCTCGGCCCAGTCGATCGCCTTCTCCCGCGTCCAGGCGAAGTCGCGCACCGGGGCCAGCACCTTCATCTCCGGAGCGAGCGCCCCGATGCCCACCTCGAAGCGGACCTGGTCGTTGCCCTTTCCGGTGCAGCCGTGCGCCACGGTGTCCGCACCGTGCTCCCGCGCCGCGTCGGTGAGGTACTTGGCGATCAACGGCCTGGACAGCGCCGAGACCAGCGGGTACTGGTCCATGTACATGGCGTTGGCCTGCAGCGCGGGCAGGCAGTACTCCTCCGCGAACTCGGCGCGCGCGTCCGCGACCACGGCCTCGGCGGCACCGCAGGCCAGCGCGCGCTTGCGGATCGTCTCCAGGTCCTCACCGCCCTGGCCCACGTCGACCGCGACGGCGACGACCTCGGCGTTGGTCTCCTCGGCGATCCAACCGATGGCCACGGAGGTGTCCAGGCCTCCGGAGTAGGCGAGTACGACCCTGTCACTACTCATGATTCTGCTCCTCGTGCTGCGTGGTTCTGT
The sequence above is a segment of the Actinopolyspora saharensis genome. Coding sequences within it:
- the tyrS gene encoding tyrosine--tRNA ligase, whose product is MSEHILDELSWRGLVAQTTDLESLRRDLDSQSLTLYAGFDPTGPSLHAGHLIPLLTLRRFQRAGHRPLVLAGGATGLIGDPRDVGERSLHDESVVSEWTEGIRRQLGVFVDFDDTTTGAVVENNAHWTAELSVTAFLRDVGKHFPLNAMLSRETVKRRLETDSMSYTEFSYMLLQANDYVQLYRRYGTRLQLGGSDQWGNIVAGVDLLRRQEGVTAHALTTPLVTDSEGRKFGKSTGGGNLWLDPEMTSPYAWYQYFFNTADADVGKYLRLFTFLERAEIEELEQATIDRPSERLAQRKLAEELTTLVHGASATEQVIAASRALFGRGDLGELDAGTLDAALTEVPNVQLRLADQSSIVDLLVESGLVTGRKAARRTIDEGGAYVNNVKVRDDTWCPVQEDLLPGSWLVLRRGKRHTAGVRLV
- a CDS encoding DNA-3-methyladenine glycosylase, whose amino-acid sequence is MTRSELTRDPLLVARHLLGGELWSTSPEGEVGVRLVEVEAYRGGDDPASHCYRGRTARNSVMFGPAGHLYVYFVYGMHFCINVVCSQDGVPGAVLLRAGEVLEGAALARARRPAVRKDTALASGPARLAGALGITREHNGTDLLAADSSLRLVRGAGVGDEEVRSGPRVGVSTATELPWRSWVHGSPAVSSYRRGGRRRVRDGV
- the argH gene encoding argininosuccinate lyase; this translates as MLWGGRFASGPSEIMAALSLSTHFDWCLAPYDIAGSAAHARVLHNAGLLTAEELDRMLAGLDELSEDVRTGSFRPAPEDEDVHTALERGLLERVGAELGGKLRAGRSRNDQVATQFRMWLRDAVRRVVSATLDVVDALREQAAKHPDAVLAGRTHLQHAQPVLLAHHLLAHSQALLRDVERLRDWDARTAVSPYGSGALAGSSLGLDPDAIATELGFEHGVDNSMDGTSARDFAAEAAFGLGMLGVNLSRIAEEVVLWNTAEFGYITLDDSWATGSSIMPQKKNPDVAELARAKSGRLLGNLTGLLTSLKAQPLAYNRDLQEDKEPLFDSVHQLEMVLPAMAGMLGSLTFHTERMAEMAPSGFTLATDLAEWLVRRGVPFRLAHEASGECVRIAEERGVGLDELTDAELAKAHPELTGEVREVLTVEGAVRARNSRGGTAPARVAEQAERVAERVAEHRAWLPG
- a CDS encoding argininosuccinate synthase, encoding MSSDRVVLAYSGGLDTSVAIGWIAEETNAEVVAVAVDVGQGGEDLETIRKRALACGAAEAVVADARAEFAEEYCLPALQANAMYMDQYPLVSALSRPLIAKYLTDAAREHGADTVAHGCTGKGNDQVRFEVGIGALAPEMKVLAPVRDFAWTREKAIDWAERNGLPIDVSNKSPYSVDQNVWGRAVETGFLEDIWNAPIEDVYSYTADPTQQREPDEVVIGFDRGVPVTIDGAAVTPLQAVTELNRRAGAQGVGRLDMVEDRLVGIKSREIYEAPGALALITAHRELEAVTLERDQARFKRTVQQRWGELVYDGLWFSPLKSSLDSFIADTQRHVSGQIRMTLHNGNAVVTGRSSEQSLYDFNLATYDEGDSFDQELAKGFVQLWGLPSKIASKREQYS